DNA sequence from the Amycolatopsis sp. Hca4 genome:
TTGACCTTGACCTCGCCGAGGCCTTCCTCGACGTTCTGCCGGACCGTCTTCTCCTCGTTGAGCTCCGGCTCCTGCATGAGGATGCCGACCGAGGCGCCGGGCTGGAGGAACGCTTCGCCGTTGCTGGCCTGCTCGATCCCCGCCATGATCTTGAGAACGGTGGACTTACCGGCACCGTTCGGCCCGACCACGCCGATCTTGGCGCCGGGGTAGAACGCGGTGCTGACGTCGTCGAGGATGACCTTGTCCCCGACGGTCTTGCGCACCTTCTTCATGGTGTAGATGAACTCGGCCATACCCACGATCGTAGAGCGCGCTCGATCGCGCCTCGACGCCGGTCACCGTCGGACTACCGAAAGTCAGCCCGAGATCACGGCGAGAGTAGCAAAACGGCCGTTTCCCGGCACCCAGACAGCGGCTCAACCTCAACTGGAACCCGAGGGTCGCTTGCCCTCGGCGAGGTTCTTGAGCATCGCGTTGTAGGCGTTCAGCTCCTCGTCACCGGTGGCCGCCTCGCGCCGGTCACGCCGCTTCGCCTCGCGCTCGTCCTGCCGCGACCACTGCACCAGCAGGGCGATCAGCACCAGCAGCACCGGGACCTCGCCTGCCGCCCAGGCGATGCCGCCGCCGAGCCGCTGGTCGGCGAGCAGGTCGGTGACCCACGGCAGGTGCAGCTGGCTGTAGAAGGCCTGCCCGATGACGGTCTGCTTGCTCATCAGGATCACGCCGAAGAAGGCGTGGAACGGCATCGCGGCGAACATCATGCCGAGCCGGCCCAGGTACGGGATCCGCCGCGGCGACGGGTCGACGCCGATCACCGGCCAGTAGAAGACGTACCCGGCGAGCAGGAAGTGCCCGTTCATCGCCAGGTGCGCCCAGTGGTACTGCAGCGCGTTGTCGAACAGGCCGGAGAAGTACAGCGCGTAGAACGAGCCGACGAACAGCAGCAGCGCGACGACCGGGTGGGTGAGGAACCGTGACACCGGGGAGTGCACGAAGGCCACGAGCCACTCCCGCGGCCCCGGCGGGGCGTCCTTGCCCGCGGCAGGCAGGGCTCGCAGCGCGAGCGTCACCGGCCCGCCGAGCACGAACAGCACCGGCGCCACCATCGACAGCAGCATGTGGTTGCCCATGTGGACGCTGAACATCGCGGGCGCGTACCGGCCGATGCCCGACGACGTCGCGAAGAACAGCACCACGCAGCCGGCGACCCAGGCGACCGTCCGGCCGACCGGCCAGGTGTCGCCGCGGCGCAGCAGGCGGCGGACCCCGGCCAGGTACAGGCCGCCGATGACCAGCGCGAGGGTGCCGTAGACCAGGTCGAAGCGGGTGTCGAAGAGCAGCCGCCACACCGTCGGCGGCCCGTCGAGGTCGTAGCCGATCAGCAGCTCGGTGGTGGACGGCTGGGTGACCGCGTCCGCCGGCGGTGGCGTCCTGGCCAGCCCGGACGCGATCCCGATGGTGACGAACATGATCAGGATCTCGACCGACGCCAGGCGCAGCAGCTGGGCGCCGCCCGTGCCGTTCTTGAGGTTCGCGACGCCCTTTTCGCGCTGCTGGTGGCCGAACACCCCGAGCAGCAGCAGCGCGACCGTCTTGGCCACGACGAGCAGGCCGTAGTCGGTGGTGAACAGATCGTCGAGGCCGATCCGGACCAGCGCGTTGACCGCGCCGGAGAGCGCCATCACGATCCAGCAGACCAGCGCCAGCCGGGAGAACCGCTGCGCGGCCAGGCTCAGGTGGCCCCCGCGCCGGTACCCCAGTGCCAGCAGGGCGACCAGGCCGCCGACCCACAGCGCCGCGGCGACCAGGTGGAACAGCAGGCTGTTGGTGGCGACGTCGTGCGAGCCGCCGCTGGCGGAGTGCCCGGTGACGGCGACCGGGACCAGCCCGCCGACGGCCAGGAAGAACAGCACCGCCGTCCAGCCCCAGGACAGCGCGAGCCGGCAGCCGAGCGCGACGAGGATCGCGATCAGGGCCGTCCACAGCCACGCCTTCGGCTGTTCGATGGCGCCGACGAGGTCCAGCAGCGTCTGCGGGTCCAGGACGTCGCCGAAGGGCTTCCCGGCGGTGTCGGCGGCGGTGAAGGCGACCGAAAGCAGGGCCGCGGCGAACCACACCCAGGCGGCGATCCCGGCCGCGCGCAGGGCGCCGTAGCCCTCCGGCCCGAGCGTCCCGGACTTCTGCGGCGGCACCAGGAAGGCGGCCAGCAGCAGCGACCCGACGCAGATCACCGACGCGCATTCGGACAGCACGCGCATGACGGTGATGCCGTACTTGGTGACCAGCCCCGGGTCGGGCAGGCCGGCGATGACGTAGCCGGCCCCGCCGGTGAGCGCGATCAGGCCGATCGCGACCACCGCGGCCAGCAGGAAGCCGACCAGGAGCAGGGGCAGCACACTGGCCCGGCGCTGCGTCGGGACGTCGGATTTCGTCGCGGACACGCCACTGAGGGTATGCCCCGCCCCGGTCAGGCCCGTGTGACGGGCAGGATGGCGTGGTGAAGATGATCCTGCTGCGGCACGCCGAGTCGCTCGGCAACGTCGACGAGCTCGCCTACACGCGGATCCCCGACCACGCGCTGCCGCTGACGGCCAAGGGCGAGCGGGAGGCCCGCGCGGTCGCGCCGGAGATCGCGCGGCTGCTCGACGGGACGCGGCCCGCGGTGTACGTCAGCCCGTACCTGCGCACCCGGGAAACGTTGCGGCTGCTGGACATCCAGGCGTCCTGCGAACGGCTCGTGCAGGAGCCGCGGCTGCGCGAACAGGACTGGGGCAACCTGCAGGACCCGGCCGACCAGGAGGTCCAGAAGGCGCGGCGGCACGAGTTCGGGCACTTCTTCTACCGGCTGCCGTTCGGCGAGTCGGGCGCGGACGTCGACGACCGTGTCGCGGCGTTCCTCTCGGACCTGCGACGGCGCGAGGAAAGTCACCCGGAGACGGTGCTGATCGTCTCCCACGGGCTCACGCTGCGGCTGCTGTGCCGACGGCTCTTCGGCTGGAGCATCGACCTGTTCGAGTCCCTGTCCAACCCGGCGACCTGCGAATACCGCGTCCTTTCCGAGTCCGACGGCAAGTGGACGCTGGACCGCCCGTTCGCCCAGTGGCGAGACTCACCCGACGGGGAAACCCAGCTTTAGCGGCGCGGTCAGCACGACGCGGGTGCCGTGGCCGGGCGCCGAGTCGATGCGCGCGGCGCCGTCGATCTCGGCCATCCGCGCGTGGATCGAGTTCTCGATGCCGAACCCGGCGCGGCGCGCGGCGAGGTCGAAGCCGGTGCCGTGGTCGCGCACGGACACCGTGACGACGCCTTCGCGCTCTTCGAGGCACACGACGGCCTTCGCCGTCCTCGCGTGCTTCAACGTGTTTCGCAGTGCCTCGCGGGTTGCGTCGTGAAGGGCGTTGACGACGGCTTCGGGGACGTCGGTGGGCTTCGCGAGCACGACGAGGTCGACGCGGAGGCCGTCCGCCGTCATCTCGACGGCCAGGGCGCCGAGGCGGTGTTCGAGCCCGCCCGGCTCGGCGGGCGCGTCGCCGTCGAGGCTCAGCCGCAGGCGCAGGGCGTGCGCGCGGGCGGTGCGGCGGACCTGGTCGAGGCTGCCGCGCGGGTCGAGCGCGTCGCCGGGTGCGGGCAGCGCGAGGGACTCCATCACCTGCAGGACGGTGTCGTGGACGTCACGGCGGTGGCGTTCCCGCTCGGCGGCCCGGCCGCGCTGCTCGCCCAGCCCGAGGGCGAATCGCATCGACCCGGCGACGAGCAGCACGATGGCCAGCGCCGTCACCGCGGCCGCGACCAGGGCGAGCAGGATCCACGTCGCGGGCGCCGAGGTGCCCGAGACCGCGGCCATGCCGTACCGCAGGAGCAGCGCGCCGGCGATCGCCACGGCGCCGGCGGGCGCGCCCCGGAGCAGGGTCCAGACCATGACCGTGCCCATGATGTTGGGCCAGGCCAGGGTCAGCAGCTCGGGTGAATGCGCCGCGAAGACAGCCGCGGCGAAGCTCGTCATGAGCGTGTACGCGGTATCGGCGGCCAACACCGGCCGGATCCCGGTGGCCCGGCGGAAAACCCAGGCCACTTCCAGGAGGTTCGGCACCAGGTAGAGGCCGACCGCACCCCAGAGCACCGGCGCGCTCAGCGGTCCGCCGGACCAGACGGCCTGCAGGAACAGCGCCAGCCGGAACGCGACCGGCACCAGCACGAGCCGCGGCACGGCGTCCCGCACGAGCGTCAGGCCGCCCCACCGCCCGCTTACGCCGGCGAGCGCCCCCGCTCCGCCGAGCAGCACAACCCTCACGACGTCCTCCCCGGATCAAGGCGCCCCCGCCTTGATCAGCCGACCTGAAATTGAAACGTCGCCGTATTCATTTCAGTTTACCGACGGGGTTCAGCTTGCCTCTTGCACCAGGAGACTGTCAACGCCCGGGCCGTGGTGGAAACGCCGGTTGCGGCACGGATTTCGTGCCCGGAACGGCTACCGGCTGATCATCGCCTCCGCTTCCTCCCGCCGGCGCGACCGCCGGGCGGCGACCGCGGCAGGCAGGATCAGTGCGGCCACCACCGCGACGAAGACGAACGCCACGGCGTAATCCGTCGCCTGCGCGATGCCGCCGACGATCGGCGGGCCGCCCAGGAAACCGGTGTAGGCGACGGCGGTCACGAAGCCGATCTCGCGCTCGCCGCCGGTGCCGTCACCGCGCTTCCCGGCGTCGCCGGCGAGGCTGAGGCCCATCGGGAAGGACGCGGCGAGCCCCGCGCCGGCCAGCGCGAACCCGGCGAAACCGACGGCGGCGACCGGGATGACGGCCGCGGCGACCAGCCCCACGGCGGCGAGGGTGGCGCCCGCGGCGAGGCAGCGGGTCGGGCCGAACCGGCGTTGCGCCACCGGGCCCGCCAGCCGGGTCAGCGCCATGACCAGCTGGAACCCGGCGAAGGCGAGGGCCGCGGTGCCCTGGCCGACCCCGCGCTCGGCCGTCATCAGCAGCGCCGACCAGTCCGACGCCGCGCCCTCGGCGATGGCCGAGCACAGCGCGACCGCGGCGAGCAGCCACAGCACCGGCCGCCGGATCGGTGCCCGCGTCGGCGTGACCACGGGTTCTTCGGTGTGCTCGGGGCGGATGCCCGGGACGGCCCTGATGACCAGGGCCAGCACCACGACCGCGACGACGGCGGCGACGGTGAGGTGCCGGGCCGGCGACCAGCCGTGGCCGGCGGCGAGGCCCGCGGCCAGCGAACCGGTGAGCGCGCCGAAGCTGAACCCGGCGTGGAACACCGACATGATCGGCTTGCCGAGCCGCCGTTCGACAGCGACGCCGGCGACGTTCATCGCGACGTCGAGCATCCCGACGCTCGCGCCGATCACCAGCAGCGCCCCGGCCAGCAGCGGCACGGTGGGCGCGAAGCCGACCAGCACCAGCGAGCCGGCTGCCATCGCCGTGCTCCCGGCGACGACCGCTCGGGCACCGGCCCGTTCGATCAGCCGCCCGGCCACCGACGCGGCGGCGAGCATGCCGACGCTGGCGCCGAGCAGGGCCAGGCCGAAGACCCCTGGCGAAGCGTGCACCTGCGCGGTCAGCGCGGGCGTGCGCGACGCCCACGAGCCCAGCGCGAGCCCGTTGAGGGCGAACACCGTGAACACGGCGGTCCGGTCCCGCATGGATTCCCCTTTCGTGGCTCCAGCGTGACTGAAGCGCTTCAGAAAGTCCACCGCGCGCTGGCTAGACTGCGCGGATGACCCGGCGCCGCCGTCCCACGCTCGACGACGTCGCCGTCGCCGTCGGCGTCTCACGCGCGACGGTGTCGAACGCCTACAACCGGCCCGACCAGCTGTCCGCGCGGCTGCGCGACGAGGTCCTGCGGGTGGCGGCCGAGCTGGGCTACCCCGGTCCCGACCCGACCGCGCGGAGCCTCGCGACCAGCCGGACCGGCGCGATCGCGGTCCTGCTGGACACGTCGTTGTCGATGGCGTTCGCCGACCCGGCGCTGTACCTGACGCTGGACGCGCTGGCGAAGGTGATCGACCCGCACGGGCACGCGCTGCTGCTCCTGCCGGGCGGGCCGCCCGCCGAGCGGGTCCTCACCGCGCAGGCCGGCATCGCGATCGCGTATTCGCTGCCCGACGGGGCGCCTTCGCTGGCGGCGGCGCGCACGCGGGGGTTGCCGCTGGTGGTGATCGACCAGCCGCTGCTGCCGGACACGGCGCGGGTCGGCTGCGCGGACCGGCTCGGGGCGGCGCTGGCCGCGCGGCACCTGCTGGAG
Encoded proteins:
- a CDS encoding cytochrome c oxidase assembly protein is translated as MSATKSDVPTQRRASVLPLLLVGFLLAAVVAIGLIALTGGAGYVIAGLPDPGLVTKYGITVMRVLSECASVICVGSLLLAAFLVPPQKSGTLGPEGYGALRAAGIAAWVWFAAALLSVAFTAADTAGKPFGDVLDPQTLLDLVGAIEQPKAWLWTALIAILVALGCRLALSWGWTAVLFFLAVGGLVPVAVTGHSASGGSHDVATNSLLFHLVAAALWVGGLVALLALGYRRGGHLSLAAQRFSRLALVCWIVMALSGAVNALVRIGLDDLFTTDYGLLVVAKTVALLLLGVFGHQQREKGVANLKNGTGGAQLLRLASVEILIMFVTIGIASGLARTPPPADAVTQPSTTELLIGYDLDGPPTVWRLLFDTRFDLVYGTLALVIGGLYLAGVRRLLRRGDTWPVGRTVAWVAGCVVLFFATSSGIGRYAPAMFSVHMGNHMLLSMVAPVLFVLGGPVTLALRALPAAGKDAPPGPREWLVAFVHSPVSRFLTHPVVALLLFVGSFYALYFSGLFDNALQYHWAHLAMNGHFLLAGYVFYWPVIGVDPSPRRIPYLGRLGMMFAAMPFHAFFGVILMSKQTVIGQAFYSQLHLPWVTDLLADQRLGGGIAWAAGEVPVLLVLIALLVQWSRQDEREAKRRDRREAATGDEELNAYNAMLKNLAEGKRPSGSS
- a CDS encoding phosphoglycerate mutase family protein: MKMILLRHAESLGNVDELAYTRIPDHALPLTAKGEREARAVAPEIARLLDGTRPAVYVSPYLRTRETLRLLDIQASCERLVQEPRLREQDWGNLQDPADQEVQKARRHEFGHFFYRLPFGESGADVDDRVAAFLSDLRRREESHPETVLIVSHGLTLRLLCRRLFGWSIDLFESLSNPATCEYRVLSESDGKWTLDRPFAQWRDSPDGETQL
- a CDS encoding sensor histidine kinase; this translates as MRVVLLGGAGALAGVSGRWGGLTLVRDAVPRLVLVPVAFRLALFLQAVWSGGPLSAPVLWGAVGLYLVPNLLEVAWVFRRATGIRPVLAADTAYTLMTSFAAAVFAAHSPELLTLAWPNIMGTVMVWTLLRGAPAGAVAIAGALLLRYGMAAVSGTSAPATWILLALVAAAVTALAIVLLVAGSMRFALGLGEQRGRAAERERHRRDVHDTVLQVMESLALPAPGDALDPRGSLDQVRRTARAHALRLRLSLDGDAPAEPGGLEHRLGALAVEMTADGLRVDLVVLAKPTDVPEAVVNALHDATREALRNTLKHARTAKAVVCLEEREGVVTVSVRDHGTGFDLAARRAGFGIENSIHARMAEIDGAARIDSAPGHGTRVVLTAPLKLGFPVG
- a CDS encoding MFS transporter, which produces MRDRTAVFTVFALNGLALGSWASRTPALTAQVHASPGVFGLALLGASVGMLAAASVAGRLIERAGARAVVAGSTAMAAGSLVLVGFAPTVPLLAGALLVIGASVGMLDVAMNVAGVAVERRLGKPIMSVFHAGFSFGALTGSLAAGLAAGHGWSPARHLTVAAVVAVVVLALVIRAVPGIRPEHTEEPVVTPTRAPIRRPVLWLLAAVALCSAIAEGAASDWSALLMTAERGVGQGTAALAFAGFQLVMALTRLAGPVAQRRFGPTRCLAAGATLAAVGLVAAAVIPVAAVGFAGFALAGAGLAASFPMGLSLAGDAGKRGDGTGGEREIGFVTAVAYTGFLGGPPIVGGIAQATDYAVAFVFVAVVAALILPAAVAARRSRRREEAEAMISR
- a CDS encoding LacI family DNA-binding transcriptional regulator is translated as MTRRRRPTLDDVAVAVGVSRATVSNAYNRPDQLSARLRDEVLRVAAELGYPGPDPTARSLATSRTGAIAVLLDTSLSMAFADPALYLTLDALAKVIDPHGHALLLLPGGPPAERVLTAQAGIAIAYSLPDGAPSLAAARTRGLPLVVIDQPLLPDTARVGCADRLGAALAARHLLELGHRRFGIFAACSHLRPGGGRLTASEAAAAPFHDVRERLGGYLDELGSCDVVVEEAAGLSAESAMAGAFALLGASPRPTAVLCMSDQLALAVLAAARELGISVPGELSVAGFDDSPPSSWSAPPLTTVRQDLAAKGRIAGELALGLLDGGAVPAPVEVPVSLVVRGSTGPA